Proteins from a genomic interval of Bacteroidales bacterium:
- a CDS encoding D-tyrosyl-tRNA(Tyr) deacylase, protein MRAVIQRTTFSEVTIDNTEKKSLGAGLMILVGIEESDTPDDIDWLCGKISRLRIFDDADGVMNLSVQDVRGEILVISQFTLHASTRKGNRPSYSRAARPETAEPLFNQFVHTLRQVSGCVVETGKFGAYMQVHIVNDGPVTIIMDTKNKE, encoded by the coding sequence ATGCGTGCCGTCATTCAACGAACCACATTTTCAGAAGTAACCATCGACAATACGGAAAAAAAGTCACTGGGAGCGGGATTAATGATTCTTGTCGGCATTGAAGAGTCAGATACCCCGGACGATATTGATTGGTTATGCGGAAAAATTTCCCGCCTGCGCATTTTTGACGATGCCGATGGTGTCATGAATCTCTCGGTGCAGGATGTACGGGGTGAAATTCTGGTCATCAGCCAGTTCACCCTTCATGCCAGTACCCGTAAGGGCAACAGGCCTTCTTACAGCCGGGCCGCAAGGCCTGAAACCGCAGAACCCCTGTTCAACCAATTCGTGCATACCCTGCGTCAGGTTTCCGGTTGCGTGGTGGAAACCGGTAAATTTGGCGCCTACATGCAGGTGCACATTGTTAACGACGGACCGGTAACGATCATTATGGATACCAAAAACAAGGAATGA